Proteins encoded by one window of Cupriavidus sp. EM10:
- a CDS encoding YraN family protein, whose translation MNHSFKSTTQAGVRTTTQRGALAEDRALAYLQRQGLVPVVRNYRCKGGEIDLIMRAADGTLVFVEVRQRRGRGFGGAAQSVTPAKQRRVLYAAAQYLATLDAVPPCRMDVVAMDAGRIDWLPGAFDLTSADGTRDANAAS comes from the coding sequence TTGAATCACTCATTCAAATCCACCACGCAAGCCGGTGTGCGCACGACGACGCAACGCGGCGCGCTGGCCGAAGACCGCGCGCTGGCCTATCTTCAGCGGCAGGGGCTTGTGCCCGTCGTCCGCAATTATCGCTGCAAAGGCGGCGAGATCGACCTGATCATGCGTGCCGCCGACGGTACGCTGGTGTTCGTGGAGGTCCGGCAGCGCCGCGGCCGGGGCTTTGGCGGGGCGGCGCAGAGCGTCACCCCGGCCAAGCAGCGGCGCGTGCTGTATGCGGCGGCGCAGTACCTGGCCACGCTGGACGCCGTGCCGCCATGCCGCATGGACGTGGTGGCGATGGACGCCGGGCGGATCGACTGGCTGCCCGGCGCGTTCGACCTGACGTCGGCCGACGGGACCCGTGATGCAAACGCTGCGTCATAA
- the rsmI gene encoding 16S rRNA (cytidine(1402)-2'-O)-methyltransferase has protein sequence MSDWTQLAAGQTYPAGTLYVVATPIGNVADLSLRALHVLGLADAIACEDTRNTGQLLSRVGLQRPLVAVHEHNEREAAVRIVERLSAGERIAYVSDAGTPGISDPGARLVEAVRAAGLNVVPLPGPSAAVTALSVAGDMLEAGEGRFTFVGFLPGKPKARQDAIAGLAALDHAWVFYEAPHRIAETLAALAAGLPGTRRLLIGRELTKLFEETPVLTVADAPAWLAAEATRGKGEFVLVVEGVGRADGDDADAPDAEAQRVLKLLLAELPAKRAAKLAAAISGAKTDALYKLALAQRADETDDGGDEDV, from the coding sequence ATGAGTGACTGGACCCAGCTGGCCGCCGGCCAGACGTACCCCGCGGGCACGCTCTACGTGGTGGCCACGCCCATCGGCAATGTGGCCGACCTGTCGCTGCGCGCGCTTCATGTGCTCGGCCTGGCCGACGCCATCGCCTGCGAGGACACGCGCAACACCGGCCAGCTGCTGAGCCGCGTGGGGCTGCAGCGGCCGCTGGTGGCCGTCCACGAGCACAACGAGCGCGAAGCCGCCGTGCGCATCGTCGAACGGCTGTCGGCCGGCGAGCGCATTGCCTACGTATCGGATGCCGGCACGCCCGGCATCTCCGACCCCGGCGCCCGCCTGGTGGAAGCGGTGCGCGCGGCGGGCCTGAACGTGGTGCCGCTGCCGGGCCCCAGCGCGGCCGTGACGGCGCTGTCCGTGGCGGGCGACATGCTGGAAGCCGGCGAAGGCCGTTTCACGTTCGTCGGATTCCTGCCCGGCAAGCCCAAGGCCCGGCAGGACGCCATCGCCGGGCTGGCGGCGCTCGATCACGCATGGGTGTTCTACGAAGCCCCGCATCGCATCGCCGAAACCCTGGCGGCCCTGGCCGCTGGCCTGCCCGGCACGCGCCGGCTGCTGATCGGGCGCGAGCTGACCAAGCTGTTCGAAGAAACGCCGGTACTGACCGTGGCCGACGCACCGGCCTGGCTGGCTGCCGAAGCCACGCGCGGCAAGGGTGAATTCGTACTGGTGGTGGAAGGCGTGGGTCGTGCCGATGGCGACGATGCCGATGCACCCGACGCCGAGGCCCAGCGCGTGCTGAAGCTGTTGCTGGCGGAACTGCCGGCCAAGCGAGCGGCCAAGCTGGCGGCCGCCATATCGGGTGCAAAGACCGACGCGCTGTACAAACTGGCGCTGGCCCAGCGCGCCGATGAAACGGACGACGGCGGCGACGAGGACGTCTGA
- a CDS encoding MBL fold metallo-hydrolase — protein MKVLLIPVTPFQQNCSLLIDEATQRAAVCDPGGDLNRIAEAITEQGVTLEKIFLTHGHVDHCAGAAALARQYGVPIEGPQEDERFWIEQLPEQTRRFGFGHAEVFEPDRWLQNGDTVTFGNETLEVYHCPGHTPGHVVFFSRANRLAIVGDVLFAGSIGRTDFPRGNHADLIRSIRTRLWPLGDDVTFVPGHGPASTFGQERRSNPFVADHLIDAA, from the coding sequence ATGAAAGTCCTCCTGATCCCCGTGACGCCCTTCCAGCAGAACTGTTCGCTGTTGATCGATGAAGCCACGCAGCGCGCCGCCGTCTGCGACCCCGGTGGCGATCTGAACCGCATTGCCGAGGCCATCACCGAGCAGGGCGTGACGCTGGAGAAGATCTTTCTGACCCACGGCCATGTGGATCACTGCGCGGGCGCCGCGGCGCTGGCGCGCCAGTACGGCGTGCCGATCGAAGGCCCGCAGGAGGACGAGCGGTTCTGGATCGAGCAGCTGCCCGAGCAGACGCGTCGCTTCGGTTTTGGCCACGCGGAGGTCTTCGAGCCCGACCGCTGGCTGCAGAACGGCGACACGGTCACCTTCGGCAACGAGACGCTGGAGGTCTACCACTGCCCCGGTCATACGCCGGGCCACGTGGTGTTCTTCTCGCGCGCCAACCGGCTGGCCATCGTGGGCGACGTGCTGTTTGCCGGATCGATTGGCCGCACCGACTTCCCGCGCGGCAACCATGCCGATCTGATCCGCTCGATCCGCACGCGGCTCTGGCCGCTGGGCGACGACGTGACGTTCGTGCCCGGCCACGGGCCGGCGTCGACGTTTGGCCAGGAACGCCGC
- a CDS encoding septal ring lytic transglycosylase RlpA family protein: MSSLPLFRPGSVRETAPGSNRFLRQCAILVSALVLAACATPPGGDTDNASNTTGALSTKAAKPARPNANGAKADERGNWNLFGWQDDNAPAQPSIDGLRADMGTFEQRGTASWYGKGFHGRKTANGERFDMRAMTAAHPSLPLDSWVLVRNLRNNKVAVVRINDRGPYHGNRILDLSYAAAKRLSFVDHGATQVEIRRLSRTEVAALGPNMEAGGMEAGDGSGADEVPDTASTLVPAKSKAKARPGKTVVRHKHK, translated from the coding sequence ATGTCCAGTCTGCCCCTTTTTCGCCCGGGGTCCGTGCGCGAGACAGCGCCCGGCTCCAACCGCTTCCTCCGTCAGTGCGCGATCCTCGTATCGGCGCTGGTGCTGGCCGCCTGCGCAACGCCGCCGGGCGGCGACACCGACAACGCATCGAACACCACCGGCGCGCTGTCCACGAAGGCGGCAAAGCCGGCGCGGCCGAACGCCAATGGCGCGAAGGCCGACGAGCGCGGCAACTGGAACCTGTTCGGCTGGCAGGACGACAATGCCCCGGCACAGCCGTCGATCGACGGCCTGCGCGCCGACATGGGTACGTTCGAGCAGCGCGGCACGGCATCGTGGTACGGCAAGGGCTTTCATGGCCGCAAGACGGCCAATGGCGAACGTTTCGACATGCGCGCCATGACGGCCGCGCACCCGTCGCTGCCGCTCGACAGCTGGGTGCTGGTGCGCAACCTGCGCAACAACAAGGTGGCCGTGGTCCGCATCAACGACCGTGGCCCGTATCACGGCAACCGGATCCTCGACCTGTCCTACGCGGCGGCCAAGCGCCTGAGCTTTGTCGACCATGGCGCCACGCAGGTGGAAATCCGCCGGCTGTCGCGCACCGAGGTGGCGGCGCTGGGACCGAACATGGAAGCGGGTGGCATGGAAGCCGGTGACGGCAGCGGTGCCGACGAGGTGCCCGATACCGCCAGCACGCTGGTGCCGGCGAAGTCGAAGGCCAAGGCCCGGCCCGGCAAGACCGTCGTCAGGCACAAGCACAAGTAA